A genomic segment from Candidatus Omnitrophota bacterium encodes:
- a CDS encoding 4Fe-4S binding protein encodes MAAKVDKKKCNGCGTCKDICPVNAIKIEKEKAVISDDCVECGVCVNQCPNEAISI; translated from the coding sequence ATGGCTGCGAAAGTAGATAAAAAGAAATGCAATGGTTGCGGCACGTGTAAGGATATTTGTCCTGTTAATGCGATAAAGATAGAAAAAGAAAAAGCCGTAATCAGCGATGATTGCGTTGAGTGTGGAGTTTGTGTGAATCAATGCCCAAATGAAGCGATTTCAATTTAG
- the tsaA gene encoding tRNA (N6-threonylcarbamoyladenosine(37)-N6)-methyltransferase TrmO — protein MKKSITIKPIGIINTPYKEPKGIPIQGKFKRGVVGTIRLFRKYKAGLKDIEGFSHLILIYHFNRSKEERLTGRPFLEDTEHGIFAIRSPHRPNHIGFSIVKIKSVKRDTIVFSEVDMLDGTPLLDVKPYVKHFDSRDKVKSGWIDKHFKTGKIPKRTKL, from the coding sequence ATGAAAAAGTCTATTACAATCAAGCCGATAGGCATCATTAATACACCGTATAAAGAACCCAAAGGCATACCCATTCAGGGTAAGTTCAAGCGGGGAGTTGTTGGTACCATTAGATTGTTTCGTAAATACAAAGCTGGCTTAAAGGATATCGAAGGGTTTTCGCATCTTATTCTGATCTATCATTTTAACCGCTCAAAAGAAGAGAGGCTTACCGGCAGGCCGTTTCTTGAAGATACAGAACACGGAATATTCGCGATACGCAGTCCTCATAGGCCGAACCATATAGGATTTTCGATCGTCAAAATCAAAAGCGTTAAGAGGGACACCATCGTTTTTTCAGAGGTTGACATGTTAGACGGTACCCCGCTTCTGGATGTCAAACCATATGTAAAACACTTCGACAGTCGGGATAAGGTCAAAAGCGGCTGGATTGATAAACACTTCAAGACCGGAAAAATCCCCAAGCGTACTAAACTTTAA
- a CDS encoding NifB/NifX family molybdenum-iron cluster-binding protein, which translates to MRICVTSEGGSLDSKVDPRFGRCQHFIIIDTDTLEFEEIENPNIESMGGAGIQSAQFVASKKIKAVVTGNVGPNAFQTLQAAGIEIFTGASGTVSEAVEKYKKGEYKAVSGPSVSSHAGMPGKKK; encoded by the coding sequence ATGAGAATATGCGTGACTTCAGAGGGCGGCAGTTTGGATTCTAAGGTAGATCCTCGTTTTGGCAGGTGTCAGCACTTTATTATTATTGATACGGATACTTTAGAATTTGAAGAGATCGAAAATCCTAATATTGAGTCAATGGGCGGCGCGGGTATTCAATCGGCGCAGTTTGTCGCTTCTAAAAAGATTAAAGCTGTGGTAACCGGGAATGTCGGGCCTAACGCTTTTCAGACATTGCAGGCGGCAGGAATAGAGATATTTACCGGAGCCTCGGGTACGGTTAGTGAAGCAGTCGAGAAATATAAAAAAGGAGAATACAAAGCGGTTTCTGGCCCTAGTGTCAGTTCGCATGCCGGAATGCCGGGTAAGAAGAAATAA
- a CDS encoding ATP-binding protein: MEKKEVFDILDSWNEWAGQKDIGLMRNSYIDRLEGLIKGSNQVITITGPRRAGKSYIMRQMGRLLADKGVKKENILFINFDDPRFLTLDNKLLIQIYDVYREFMSPTDTPYIFLDEIQEIDEWEKWVRMMHELKKAKIIVSGSNAHLLSRELGTLLTGRHIDLCVFPLSFTEYLMFYNIEIKAPLDVDRKKTEIMGHFRKYMENGSFPEVSLSDKKTEVLLNYFDDLVSKDLIKRFRVRKTKAMKALIKYYLSNAGNLMTFTSIAKHLDITSDTIDKFSSYLEDVYLIFQLKRFSFKVKEQQKSPRKIYAIDTGLCNSVGFRFSDNIGRLAENIVFMALKRKQIVNPRVELFYWKDVQHHEVDFVIKDGLNVTGLIQVCWNMRDEKTKKRELRSLQKAMKELETDKAVIITEDAEGEEKLNGFTVKTMPLWKWLLAEEGIAET; the protein is encoded by the coding sequence ATGGAGAAAAAAGAGGTATTCGACATATTAGATAGTTGGAATGAGTGGGCTGGTCAAAAAGATATAGGGCTTATGCGAAATTCCTATATTGATAGATTGGAAGGGCTTATTAAAGGATCCAATCAAGTAATAACTATAACCGGTCCCAGGCGGGCAGGAAAGTCATATATCATGCGCCAAATGGGAAGGCTTCTGGCGGATAAGGGCGTAAAAAAGGAAAACATACTTTTTATCAATTTTGACGATCCCAGATTCTTAACGCTCGATAATAAATTATTGATTCAAATATATGACGTTTATCGAGAGTTCATGTCTCCTACTGATACGCCGTATATTTTTCTTGATGAGATTCAGGAAATCGATGAATGGGAAAAATGGGTGCGTATGATGCATGAGCTTAAAAAAGCTAAAATCATTGTATCTGGATCAAACGCTCATTTGCTTAGCCGTGAACTTGGAACATTATTAACAGGGAGACATATCGATCTTTGTGTTTTTCCTCTTTCGTTTACAGAATACTTAATGTTTTACAATATAGAAATTAAAGCACCGCTTGACGTAGACAGAAAAAAAACTGAAATAATGGGGCATTTCCGAAAATATATGGAGAACGGATCTTTTCCTGAGGTTAGCTTGTCAGATAAAAAAACAGAGGTTTTATTGAATTATTTTGATGACCTTGTATCGAAGGATCTAATAAAAAGATTCCGTGTTAGGAAGACCAAGGCAATGAAGGCGTTAATCAAGTATTATCTGAGCAATGCCGGAAATCTTATGACTTTTACTTCGATTGCAAAACATCTTGACATAACGTCGGATACAATTGATAAATTTTCAAGTTATCTTGAGGATGTTTATCTTATATTTCAACTTAAGAGGTTTTCGTTCAAGGTGAAGGAGCAACAAAAAAGTCCCCGTAAGATTTACGCGATTGATACAGGATTATGTAATTCAGTAGGATTTAGGTTTTCTGATAATATCGGGCGGTTAGCGGAAAATATTGTTTTCATGGCTCTTAAACGAAAACAAATCGTTAATCCGCGCGTTGAATTATTTTACTGGAAAGACGTTCAGCATCATGAGGTTGATTTTGTTATCAAAGACGGATTGAATGTAACGGGTTTGATTCAGGTTTGCTGGAACATGCGAGACGAGAAAACAAAAAAACGTGAACTGCGGAGCCTTCAGAAGGCGATGAAAGAATTGGAAACTGATAAAGCGGTAATCATCACCGAGGACGCGGAAGGCGAAGAGAAACTGAACGGCTTTACCGTGAAGACCATGCCTCTCTGGAAATGGCTTTTGGCTGAAGAAGGTATAGCCGAAACCTAA
- a CDS encoding class I SAM-dependent methyltransferase, producing MDKEVIVNHKRYLERVNYYRSFGYDIEKERDFILDKSLPISGQILEIGTGKGHFALALAKRGFTFTSIDISKDEQEIAMLNLCYFGLAKQAIFKIEDAERLGFLDHSFDIIFSINVFHHLERPLAVLDEITRLLRHGGKVVLSDFSDKGLEIINACHTNEGRTHDYFRNRLEEAKKYFIDKGFTINECASIVQSVLIAERST from the coding sequence TTGGATAAGGAAGTTATAGTAAATCATAAAAGGTATTTAGAGAGAGTAAACTATTACCGAAGCTTTGGCTACGACATAGAGAAGGAAAGAGATTTTATCCTTGATAAATCCCTGCCTATTTCTGGGCAAATCCTTGAAATCGGAACAGGTAAAGGTCATTTTGCTCTCGCTTTGGCAAAGCGCGGATTTACTTTCACCAGCATAGATATCTCTAAGGATGAGCAAGAGATCGCTATGCTAAATCTGTGTTATTTTGGCCTTGCAAAACAGGCAATATTTAAAATTGAGGACGCTGAACGCTTGGGTTTTTTAGATCACAGTTTTGATATTATTTTTTCTATTAATGTATTTCATCATCTTGAAAGACCGTTGGCGGTATTAGACGAAATAACCCGTTTATTACGCCATGGCGGTAAGGTGGTCTTAAGCGATTTTAGCGATAAAGGATTAGAAATTATTAATGCCTGCCACACGAATGAAGGCAGGACACATGATTATTTTAGGAATCGCCTTGAAGAAGCAAAAAAATATTTCATTGATAAAGGTTTTACTATAAATGAATGCGCTAGCATCGTGCAAAGCGTGCTTATAGCCGAGCGGAGTACATAA
- a CDS encoding Fur family transcriptional regulator — MPRRNCAGAPWWHGKFRGCGYRITPGREAILAVLSKSDKHLSAEDIYMEAHPKCPSIGLATIYRTLEVLAGLGLVFKFDFGDKRARYELAEGPKGSHHHHHLICTQCNRVINYTDFIDEEVELLNQTEKGLSQKYDFKITNHLIQFYGLCNTCIKR, encoded by the coding sequence ATGCCAAGAAGAAATTGTGCTGGTGCGCCATGGTGGCATGGCAAATTTAGAGGGTGTGGTTATAGAATAACGCCCGGCAGGGAAGCTATATTGGCAGTGCTTTCCAAATCAGATAAACATTTAAGCGCGGAAGATATTTATATGGAAGCGCATCCTAAATGTCCCAGCATTGGATTGGCTACGATATATAGGACATTGGAGGTTTTAGCTGGATTAGGCCTGGTTTTTAAGTTCGATTTTGGCGATAAAAGAGCGCGATATGAGTTAGCAGAGGGGCCTAAGGGCAGTCATCACCATCATCATTTGATATGCACGCAATGCAACCGTGTTATCAATTATACCGATTTTATCGATGAGGAGGTTGAGTTGCTTAATCAAACAGAAAAAGGCCTGTCACAAAAATATGATTTTAAGATCACGAATCATTTGATCCAGTTTTACGGTTTGTGCAATACCTGTATTAAGAGGTAG
- a CDS encoding ferritin family protein: MPFFEPLEKMDPKHVDLERARKSLREELEAVDFYQERIDATADESLKKLLTHNMNEEKEHAAMLIEWIRKKDPTQDKMFEEHD, from the coding sequence ATGCCATTCTTTGAACCGTTGGAAAAAATGGATCCAAAGCATGTTGATTTAGAAAGAGCAAGAAAATCTTTACGCGAGGAATTGGAGGCGGTTGATTTTTATCAGGAACGTATAGACGCTACTGCTGATGAGTCGTTGAAAAAGCTTCTTACGCACAATATGAACGAAGAAAAAGAGCACGCGGCAATGTTGATTGAGTGGATCAGAAAGAAGGATCCAACGCAGGATAAAATGTTTGAAGAGCACGATTAG
- a CDS encoding DUF5320 domain-containing protein, which translates to MPRGDGTGPMGLGPMTGRGAGLCAGYPMAGYMNPVSGGGYVGMGRGFFGRGGGRGRRNWFYTTGLSGWQRASMGFPAFGGTYPYAPEMKPKQEADILKGEADFLKKQLEDIQGRIEMLEKNQAEKSE; encoded by the coding sequence ATGCCTAGAGGAGATGGAACTGGACCTATGGGATTAGGACCGATGACAGGAAGAGGGGCTGGTCTCTGTGCGGGTTATCCTATGGCCGGTTATATGAATCCTGTGTCCGGCGGAGGTTATGTTGGCATGGGCAGAGGGTTTTTTGGCCGAGGCGGCGGCAGAGGCCGGAGAAATTGGTTTTACACAACCGGTCTTTCCGGCTGGCAGAGAGCATCTATGGGATTTCCTGCTTTTGGCGGGACGTATCCTTATGCGCCTGAAATGAAACCTAAGCAGGAGGCGGATATCCTAAAAGGTGAAGCTGATTTCTTAAAAAAACAGCTTGAGGATATTCAAGGCCGCATTGAGATGCTTGAGAAAAATCAGGCAGAGAAGAGTGAGTAA
- a CDS encoding NifB/NifX family molybdenum-iron cluster-binding protein translates to MRAAISTDGEFVSAHFGRCPTFTLVDIENGKVTKRTGVANPGHQPGAIPEFLHKKGVNCIIAGGMGARATSLFEEYSIKTIVGISVKIDEVIGQLKKGTLESGESLCKPGAGKGYGLEKDECDHPHKEDCDH, encoded by the coding sequence ATGCGTGCAGCCATATCTACAGATGGAGAATTTGTGTCTGCCCATTTTGGTAGATGTCCAACTTTTACCCTTGTTGACATCGAAAATGGCAAAGTAACGAAAAGGACAGGAGTAGCGAATCCCGGACATCAGCCGGGTGCGATTCCGGAGTTTTTGCATAAAAAGGGTGTAAATTGTATTATTGCCGGTGGCATGGGAGCGCGGGCAACGTCACTTTTTGAGGAATACAGCATTAAGACTATCGTAGGGATAAGCGTAAAAATCGACGAAGTAATCGGACAGCTGAAAAAAGGAACGCTGGAAAGCGGCGAGAGTCTTTGCAAGCCCGGAGCGGGTAAGGGGTACGGTTTAGAAAAAGATGAATGTGACCATCCACATAAAGAAGATTGTGACCATTAA
- the metK gene encoding methionine adenosyltransferase, which yields MNKRKYFFSSESVGEGHPDKLCDQISDGVLDEVLKLDRNKHRSRVACETYVTMGLLVVGGEITTSTYINIQKLAREIIKNIGYTHPKYGFDYETCAIINSINSQSPDIAQGVDAGGAGDQGIMFGYACNETKELMPLPITLAHKLVKLMADVRRADTLKYLGPDCKSQVTVEYHDGKPNRVDAVVLACQHTDKILDKTGKNITPKARKELIDIVAKPVLEQFIDKDTKYYVNQTGKFLIGGPQSDTGMTGRKIVVDTYGGSIAHGGGAFSGKDPTKVDRSAAYMCRYIAKNMVAAGLADKFLVQLAYVIGYAEPLSVYVETYGTGKLPDEKLVKLIRENFKLTPRGIIDSLKLLRPIYRKTACYGHFGRNDADFSWELTDKAAEIKRQAARL from the coding sequence ATGAATAAACGTAAGTATTTTTTTTCTTCCGAGTCAGTTGGAGAAGGGCATCCGGATAAGTTGTGTGATCAAATATCAGACGGAGTATTGGATGAGGTTTTAAAGCTCGATCGCAATAAACATAGAAGCAGAGTTGCGTGCGAGACGTACGTTACAATGGGGCTTTTAGTTGTTGGCGGAGAAATTACGACATCTACATATATCAATATTCAGAAGCTTGCCCGTGAGATTATCAAAAATATCGGATATACGCATCCTAAATACGGGTTTGATTATGAAACGTGCGCGATTATAAATTCTATTAATAGTCAATCTCCAGATATTGCCCAGGGCGTTGATGCAGGCGGCGCGGGCGATCAGGGAATTATGTTCGGCTACGCTTGCAATGAGACTAAAGAGTTAATGCCGCTTCCGATAACTCTCGCCCATAAATTGGTAAAGCTCATGGCGGATGTGCGTAGAGCCGATACTTTAAAATATTTAGGGCCCGATTGTAAATCACAAGTTACAGTGGAATATCATGATGGCAAGCCTAATCGTGTAGATGCGGTTGTGCTTGCGTGCCAGCATACGGATAAGATTTTAGATAAAACAGGTAAAAATATTACCCCGAAAGCACGTAAAGAGCTTATTGATATTGTGGCTAAGCCGGTTTTAGAGCAGTTTATAGATAAGGATACAAAATATTATGTTAATCAAACGGGTAAGTTTTTAATCGGTGGCCCGCAATCCGATACTGGTATGACCGGAAGAAAGATTGTCGTAGATACCTATGGCGGAAGCATTGCGCATGGCGGAGGGGCATTTTCCGGGAAAGACCCAACAAAAGTTGACCGTTCTGCGGCGTATATGTGTCGTTATATCGCCAAAAATATGGTTGCGGCTGGCTTAGCTGATAAATTTCTTGTCCAGTTGGCTTATGTTATAGGATACGCCGAACCGTTATCTGTATACGTGGAGACTTATGGTACAGGAAAGTTGCCCGATGAGAAATTGGTTAAGCTTATTCGAGAGAATTTTAAGCTTACGCCGAGAGGCATCATTGATTCCCTGAAATTACTACGGCCGATATACAGAAAAACCGCTTGTTATGGCCATTTTGGCCGTAACGATGCGGATTTTAGTTGGGAATTAACGGATAAGGCCGCTGAAATTAAAAGACAAGCAGCACGGTTATAA
- a CDS encoding DsrE family protein — protein sequence MKIGIVISSNDAETCWNAIRYANFALGQKDEVKIFFMGKGVEYQKISTDKFNTVEQAEKFMQSSGKIYACGSCIKSRGQDGFEMCPISTMKDMYDIVKESDKVVTF from the coding sequence GTGAAAATCGGAATAGTTATTTCAAGCAATGACGCTGAAACCTGCTGGAACGCGATCCGTTACGCCAATTTCGCGCTTGGGCAGAAAGATGAGGTCAAAATCTTCTTTATGGGCAAGGGAGTTGAGTATCAGAAGATCAGTACGGATAAATTTAACACCGTTGAGCAGGCGGAAAAATTCATGCAGTCTAGCGGGAAGATTTACGCTTGTGGGAGTTGTATTAAATCTAGAGGGCAAGACGGCTTTGAGATGTGCCCGATCTCTACCATGAAGGATATGTACGACATCGTAAAAGAATCTGATAAGGTAGTGACTTTTTAA